The Pan troglodytes isolate AG18354 chromosome 19, NHGRI_mPanTro3-v2.0_pri, whole genome shotgun sequence region CTCGGCCCAGGGGCGCTGGGGGTGAGGGAGGCGGCTGAGCCTGATTGGAGGAGAGAAAAACGAGGGAGGGGAGCCAAGAGAAACCCCCTCCTCTCGCGTTCCGAGGCTGCCCGGCCAGGGAGGCCAGGGCGCCCAGGCCACGCTGGAGACCTGCGGCTGGGCTGGTGGCTGTGTCCCCCGCCACCTCCCTCTTTGTTTTGCTGTGTGTCCTCCCAAGATGTGTGtcgggaggtggggtggggggcaggcatAAAGGTGGAGTGCAGGCCTGCTGagcatacttttttttccctcGGACTCTTGTTGTtgggggagcaggaggagaagggagaccgctcttccctgcctctccctctcagGGACTTGGCCACCTTCGCTCTGTTCTGAGGCCATGgctctctgccttccttccttcgcTGCCTCTGCTTCTCTGGTAGTCACGCTCCACTGAGGCATCCGCCTCCGGGAACCGGGAGAGCAGCGCGCCCGGGCCAACCTccacccttcctttctctccccaccctcccaaccccctttttcttttactttcaaaccttttttttctttttctttctttctttctttttttttttttttgccaccagAAACTGCAGCGTCCAAGGCCCGTGAGCTGGATCCTGTGCCCTAGGAGCACCTAGGAAGACTTGCAACATCTCCGCCCGCATATCTGGGGCACCAAGAGAGACAGAGTCGTGAGCCAGGCTCGCCTCATTCCTCGTCTTGGGAGAACCGGACCAACTTCCCCAAAAGGCCTTGCCGTGCAGAATTGGCCTGGTTTAATAAAGAACAGACCTGCCCCTAGCACCCACCCACCCAGTTGCGTGCATTCAATCCCTGCGTTTGTCTCTCGCTCGGTAACGGGCTGAAGAGGATGGGTGGAGGGTGACACGGATCGCCCCGAGgttatttattttcccttccaCTCAATCTCTTCCTCCCCAAATCTCGCCTGCAAGCGGCCTCCAGCCCGCGGGAGTCGGCAGCGGCCCTTGAGCCCCCAGCCCCAATCCACAGGGCTCGGCTTTCCCATTCATTATTGATCATATTTTATAAATCCAACGCCACACAATTTTTTCCACATTACCGGGAGCCGTGGGGAGACGGCCCGGCCATTGGCGGAGGGGACGTCACGTGGGCGGGGTCACGTGGTCCGGAGAGGAAAAAGGGGGTCCTTTTTGGTGTAAATCTGGACTCTAATTCTGTAATATATCAAGGAATCTCGTAAAACCGACACTAAAACGTCCCTGCCTACAAATCATCCGGCCAAATTATGAGTTCATTGTATTATGCGaatgctttattttctaaatatccaGCCTCAAGTTCGGTTTTCGCTACCGGAGCCTTCCCAGAACAAACTTCTTGTGCGTTTGCTTCCAACCCCCAGCGCCCGGGCTATGGAGCGGGTTCGGGCGCTTCCTTCGCCGCCTCGATGCAGGGCTTGTACCCCGGCGGGGGGGGCATGGCGGGCCAGAGCGCGGCCGGCGTCTACGCGGCCGGCTATGGGCTCGAGCCGAGTTCCTTCAACATGCACTGCGCGCCCTTTGAGCAGAACCTCTCCGGGGTGTGTCCCGGCGACTCCGCCAAGGCGGCGGGCGCCAAGGAGCAGAGGGACTCGGACTTGGCGGCCGAGAGTAACTTCCGGATCTACCCCTGGATGCGAAGCTCAGGTAACGCCGCGCACCGAGCTGTCCTGAGCCCCAGGGGCCGGGGCACATTACCCTGAAGGCGCCTCCTTCCCGGCTGGGCGCCCCTTTCCGCGTCCAGAGTGCTCCCAGCCGGAGGTCGGCCCTGGAAGGCTGCACCCACTGGACCGCGACCCAGCAGGCCATCCCCGCCCCCATATTTGCTCGGTGCTCTCAGGCTCGTTCTGCTTCCCGGCGGATCTCTCTTCGCCGGCACCACGGCGCTGCGAGCCCCCAGCCCGCCCCCACCCTTCCTCTCGGCCTTTtagctttaaatatttatcagCAGCGCCGGCACGGGCTGGAGACGAGGCCGTTTGTCTTGCGGAGGAAGGCCGGTGTTTGCAGAGAATAGCCATTAGGGTCTCCCCCTTCTCCCCCCTTCCCAGCTAAGGATCTCAGCCTTGGGTGTGTCCCCCTGCCCCAGCTCGGATAAGGTATGGGGGAGGGGGCCATAGCGCTAAGCaattctcccctcccccttcctttccAGCCAACCCCGCTCCCCCATTATTCCTATCAGGACAATTAGAGGTGGGCTCTAGAGGCCTGGCGGGAGGAGAAAAGGACCCAGCCAGGGACACAGAGCTAGAGAggcaggtggagggagggggctgAGGCCAAAGGAGATGAGCCTCCTGATCCCAGTGAACCTGGGTGGGGGAGTGGAACAGGAGAACTAGAAAGGGGCAGAGGCTTCATGGGAGTGCAGCTGGCTTCCTGAGGTGCTCTTCCTAGGGCTCCTAGGAACCCCTAAAGAACTGGCCAAGTTTGGAGGTGTCATTCCAGATAAGTGACCCTTTTCTTGGGGGAGGGGCTAGGACTCTCTGGAGCCAATTCAAAAATTAGAGAGTGCAGTTCACCTAGCCAGCTGCTGCAGAACCCCAAGAGGCTGAGGTTCCATGGGGTCCCTGCCGAGTCTGACCCAGACATCCTTTTCTGCACTATTCCAAAGCAGACGAACTTAGGGGCTAGCCCCAAAGTCCAGAAGACCCAAGACTCATGGTCAGAGGCACCCAACCCAGCGATGGTCAGGGGCCAGAAGCAGCCCAGCTCTCACACCATCAGTATTAGTGGTTATAGGTCCCATTACCTGCTCCATAGTTTAACTGCCTTTCCAGTTGATTTATCAAAGCCCCATTTTTTCTGCCCATCAGCATTTCAGCTTGGCTTTTATCTGACTTGAAACTAGGGCCCCTAGCCCCTCCTCCCTTGTCTCCTTCCCAGGAGGGCTGACATCAGCACCTCTTTAAAGTCTCCTCAGGTTCTGGTCCTAATGCAGAAGTTCTCCTCTACCCTTCAGTCCCCACCACCCAGATACTCCATGTTCCATCCTATCCCAGGCTGCTGTCTCTCCTCTTCCCCTGTGCATTCCTGGAGGCCCAAAGATTGCTTTAGAGAGCTGGGCTGTCTAGGCAAGCAGGCAAGCAGGACAGCCTGGCCCTGGCTGAAGCGTAGCCACTCACTGGAAAAGAATCATCAGAGGGTCACTGCTGTCAGACCAACTCTTTGCTCCAAGGAAATCTGCAAATTCTTACCTTCTCATTCCACAACATGCTGGGGATGAGTTGGGGGGACTGGGCCTTTGAGGCCCCtttgtctccttttcttcttGGGAAACATTCTTAAGCTAGGCCTGGCGCCCCACTCCAGGGTCACTTGCATGGTTTCTGTTGGTCTCTACTGGAAAGACCATCAGATCAGCATTCAGAAAAGGGGATTTAGGGTCCTTGACCCCAGAGAGTGAAAGGAGGATTAACCTCCCCTCATCCCACTTGCACCCCTTAGGTGCAGAGCCTTTAAGAGCCAGCAGATTACTTTCCTGGGTTCAGAAGCTCCAGGCTAAAAAAGACTTCTTGGATGAAAAATGGGAATGTTTGCCTTGAGAAGCCTGTAGAAAGTTCAGCAATTAGGGGAGTTTGCAGCTGGAGTAAGGGCTGGGGTATGAAAAGCCAGAATTTGGTTTAGTGGGAAAATGGGCTTCTTTGCCCATCGCCCATCGACTTCAAATCACATACAGGGTATAAGAGGGAGGTGAGCACTCTCTTggcgtttccttttttttttttttttttttttttttttttgagacggagtctcactttgttgcccagactggagtgcagtggcgcaatctcggctcactgcaagctctgcctcccgggttcacgccattcttctgcctcagcctcctgagtagttgggactacaggcgcccgccaccacgcccagctaatttttttgtatttttagtagagacggggtttcactgtgttagccaggttggtctcgatctcctgatctcgtgatccgcccgcctcggcctcccaaagtgctgggattacaggtttgagccaccgcgcccggccggcgtTTTCTTTACTCACTGATTTTCCTCTGAATACTGTGCGCAGGAACTGACCGCAAACGAGGCCGCCAGACCTACACCCGCTACCAGACCCTGGAGCTGGAGAAAGAATTTCACTACAATCGCTACCTGACGCGGCGGCGGCGCATCGAGATCGCGCACGCGCTCTGCCTCACGGAAAGACAGATCAAGATTTGGTTTCAGAACCGGCGCATGAAGTGGAAAAAGGAGAACAAGACCGCGGGCCCGGGGACCACCGGCCAGGACAGGGCTgaagcagaggaggaagaggaagagtgaGGGATGGAGAAAGGGCAGAGGAAGAGACatgagaaagggagaggaagagaagcccAGCTCTGGGAACTGAATCAGGAAACTCAAATCGAATAgggaagtaaaaaacaaaacaaaaaacaaaaaaacaaaaaaaaaaacccctattTAAATGAAAggagtttaaaaacattttttaaggagggagaaaggagaaattTTGGTTTTTCAACACTGAAAAAATACTACCTATAGGAAAGTCTGtcaggtttggtttttttgtacaATATGAAAAGGACATAATCTACCTGTTCTGTAGCTTTCTGGAATTTACCTCCCCTTTTCTATGTTGCTATTGTAAGGTCTTTGTAAAATCTTGCAGTTTTGTAAGCCCTCTTTAATGCTGTCTTTGTGGACTGTGGGTCTGGACTAACCCTGTGGTTGCCTGCCCTCCTGAGCCTCCGCCTTCCCAGCAGCGGCACCAAGGGGCCTTAGGGAGCCCCAAAACCTACCACTCGCGTGTTGCCCAAGCGCCTGGCTGCTGCTTCTTGCTTCCCGTCCCCCGGCCCCATGCTCCCTTTTACATTCTGTGTGTATCtaaaggatggaaaaataaaacgcaattaaaaataaacagatgccCTATTTTCTGTGTCTTCCTAAAGCTGGGAAGGGGTTCAGGGTTAGAGATGAGTGGGCATCCCAGAGCTCCTTGGCTCTGACTTCTGATGCAGCTTCATTTCTGTGCTGAGTTTGTTCTTTCTCTTGGTGCCTCCTGCTCTGGGGGGCTGCCAAGTAGTGAACCCCGATATTGCACTCATGCATTCCCTTTACACCCTTTTACACCCATTGACATACATGATGCACACAGTCACATGTGTTTACAGGCTGACATCAAACATACACACTGTCACAGTCACAAAGAGACACTCATACCCATATGTTAACAAACATACAGGCATTCACGTAATACCAGCTTCACGCCCAGAACATAGGCATTCATGTTCACACACGCTCACAAGTaaacacacattcacactcacagACACATTGATACCAACGTACATTCACACATTGGCTTATAAACACAGATTCACATTTGCCCCCAAGTAAACGCACTCAGAAGCCCACATGCTTAGTCACGCAAGctcacaaaacaacaaaacaaaaacctcacagTTTCACAAACCCGCGTCCTCATTCAGGCCTGGAAACCAAGCTGCGGGATCTGGATCTGGGCTGCAGCCCAGGCACAAAGACGGAGCTGAAATCCAAGCTGCTAGGCCCCACATGAAGGAAGAGcggaaggaaagggaaaatgaaCACCCAAATTCACTCTGGCTTCTTGGGTGGCGTTGCGTAGAGGCCAGGCCTGGGAGTAGAGGCCTCTCAGTCGGCGCAGAGCAGCCTCCAGCTAGGGCGCTCACGGCTTCCTGCTCGCACGGCAAACATTTTCGCCAAGAGCTATTCCTATATTTTATTtcgatttattttactttctttgtctTAATTTATCTCGTTCTAAATTGATACAGACGAcccaaataaaactttaaaatagggggtggggaagggaatgAGTCCGGGAGCAAGATCCTAAGAGGTACGAGTTTACCAGGCCGGTGTGGCCGCATCCCGGCCGCTCTCGGAGCCTGACCACGCCACGCCCGGGGCTTCCTCCGAGCCTCTCTTCCCGCTCTCCGCGCCGCCGCCGGCAGCCTGGAACCTTCTCCGctgcacagagagagaggggggaaaaTGTTGGGGGAGGTTATTTCGTTTCCAGAATTTGGGCATTGGTAGGTCAACTTGAAATACGGGGTTATTTCAGGGGACCTGAAAAACCCgggctgaatttttattttattttttgcttccaAACATCCGCTGATTGCAGGACCAAAACTTGGAGGATGGTGTCTATGCGGCTAGACCCGCTGAATTGATTTTTAGCATTTATTCGATTATAAACCCTGGATTGTTTAAATTTAAACAGACTTTggacagaaagagggaagagggtTGGTTTTAGGATAATCTGTTGAATTTGAATTTGTATGTAAAATGCTTTTAAACCTGCAGTTTCCCCCATTAATGACCACGTAACGCCCTGGAGAGGGCATGGAGCTGTCATAGGAAACCTGGACTTGCCTGCATTTGGGCGGGAGAAGCCAGGATCCGGCTTTACCCTCCCCCAGTTTCTGGGTTCCGGAGGCGAGAATCAGGTTGTCAGACTATCTGCCTTGGCCCCCATCCAGGCCACTTTTCCTCCTGGGGCAAAAACTAAGCCCTAGGGAATCTAAGGCCCCCACGCCTGCAATGCTGCAAGCCTCACACGTGGGGGTCCTGCTGTCTACAGGGCTAGGAATGAGGGGGCCAGTTCAGAGGGGGAGAGGGGACACTGAAGCTTTCATTTTGCCCTTATGCAGGTGGCAACTCTAGACACCGTTTCCTGCTCCTGCCTCACCCCAAAATTGTCTCAGAACAGTCCCTATGCAGAGGATTTGGGGTAGACCTTTACTAGGAGAGGGAGCAGAGCTCCTGTGGAGAGTGGGGAGGTTCGGAAAAGAACCCCCTTCCCAGCTGTACCGTTATGGCTTTTACACTCTGATTTCCTGCCCCCCAAATCTCACCCCTTCTCAGATTGGggtttccccaaaaagagagaaggagaagaaaagaagatggcGACTGAGAAAAGGGTTGCTGGTGGAGCAGCCATGAAGAAATGCAATAAATTCCTTGttgttttatgaaaatttacAACTTTGTGATAGAAGTTTATGAGTGGTTGAATCCAGCGATTGGCCGGCGCCGGTCATGTGGCCGGGCGATCGTGAACATGAACTTTTTATCATTTCCCTGGTGGTTATAATGCAGCATTCTTTTGGACACCACACCTAGGTCGGAGCACTGTCGTCCTTCAGGGCTCCAGCCTCTTGATATTTTTGTACTTCAGTATCAGCTCGatagagcaaaagagagagaggacgAGAGAGGGGggtgaggagaaaagagagagagagcgcgagagggagagggagagaaggaggggtgGGAATTACACAAAGAGAgaaccaaaaataattttgattcctAAGTTAATTTGCTCACTGATCTGGGATTTTAGTCACCATGGAGGGTAAATGGACAATCTGCCCAGGACTGCAGCCCGATACTATTTTTCAAAGCCAGAACTTACTCCATTTTCTATGCAAATGTCAGAAAAATGAAACACCCTCTCTCCCAAGTCAGAGAAGGGGAAGCAACGGCTCTCACGTTGGGACAATATTATCTGGAAGCTGAAGAAGAAACTGaatactccttccttccttcctccctaccCATTCCTTTAAATCCGGAGGGGGAAAAAATCCCAAGGTCTGCAAAGGTAAGGGAGATTCTACAATTTTCTTCTTGTTGTTTTGCATCGCTTTtgtagggtgggggtggggcttggggttttctccctcctcccccgtTCCAAGACGGGGCTGAACCCCACCTCTGGGCGCTGCAGGGAGAAGCTTCCCAGGAAATTCAGTGGTGGAGATATGGGTGGCTGCTTCCTGGAGGGGGAGCCAAGGCAGGGAAAGCGGGAAGAGGAATCAAAAGAGGGCCAGGAGACCAGCTCTAAGTCGCCTTTTTAAGCTTGGAGGAGAGACTCAAGCAAGGGGGGGTGCGAAAGAGAGGATGGGGGGTATCTGGGCTTCAGTGGCACCCAAAGAAGCCAGTGGTTCTGGCCTCCGCGGGCTtgcccctccccctcctgccATCCCTCCCTTGTCTCGGCCTCTGGCTATTGCCCCAGCGCAGTTCTCTTGCCTGGTGCGGATATCGCTGGGTTCCCGGCAGCACTGGCATGTGAGGCGGTGGCGCTAAGGGACGTCCTGGTTTCTATAGGGCCTGGAATCTCCGCCGAGGCCGGCGAGGGAGAGGAAACGGCTAGAGAAACACAGAAAAGACAATTTACAGAGAAATGTTTACTATCTCCCTTCGGAGACATTTTTGAAATTAAAGGGCTGTGGGTGGAAACACCAAAAATGAGGGAGACTCCCCCCTCACCAGGAAGCCTGCCCGAGAATGCCCAAGTATCTCGCCACTCCCGCAGGAGGGAGCCTCGCTCTACAGGGAGACAGTTTTGTGGTTTTAATGCGGTAGGTTACAGCTGTTGGTTTCTGCGTGATACTGATTCTATTACTTGCGTTGTATTGGTATGGGATGTGTGGATTTCGGTGGAGGAAAAAATTGCCATGTGTGTGTCTGATATGATAACATTTCAAACTTTCCTGGGTCCAGACATGGTGATTGTGAAGAAGCTGTTAAGTGCCTTTTTGTTTTAGgcttgtaaataaaaataaaagagaaagaaatgaaagaagaaaataaaaagaaaatccaattatGGGACCTAGCGGAGTCTAAACTGAAAAGCTAACTGGCACTGAGCTCAGACAGTCCCGTCCCTCGGGTGTCCAATTTTATCCCTCAGTCAGGCCTTctagggggtggggagggcggaGAACATTGGGCAGGTGACAGAGATTCCTAAAGTAGCTCGTGGGGTGGAAGTAGGTGCCAGCCTTGAGGCAAGGACTTAAAAATGGGGTAAGGGAGCTTCTGGGGAAGCTTCCAGCCAAGAGATaagtgatgttggctgtggaggGCAGGAGAAATTGTGATTTTTAGTCTGGTTTGCACGAACATGtgattgcttttctctttcttaagaCCAGATGCAGGACATTCAGCCTCGGGCCTCTGCTTGTCCCGGAGTTACAGGGTCTGGGGCGTTTTGGAAGTGGggatatatttattatctcagtCCTAAGCTAGGAGAGGGACGACGCTGCCACTTGTGGCGCGGAAGAGGCGGCTCTGTGGCCCCAGGTAGATGCCCTAGGTTCAGGCCCGGCCTGGGCGCCTGGAGGGACCGCTGGGCTTCGTAGCTAGAGTTCTCCGCCAGCACCCACGGCACTCGGGGACTATTCTCAAGAGAAAAATTTCCCAAACCCACCCATACTAAAGGTCTTTTTCTCCTGTAGTCTTGGGGGGTTATAAATCCTCCCTTAGACAGTTCGCTGTGACCCAAATTATGCGGTCTGCTGCCATCTACCGTCCGTTCGGAGACACGCGGCTTCGGCGCCGCAAGTCCCGCGACACTGTCCAGAGGTGCCCGACGCCTGGAGCCCCGGCCTCGCAGGGTCCACGGGATTCGGGGGATTTCGGGCCCACACCGACGCTCTCAGCTAGATCTTGGTTCCCCGGTGTGAGTTAGAGAACAGAAGTCTCTCCTCCACCCATCATCCCCAATTTCCCACTGCCCCCGTCCCCGCCCATCCTAGCCCCAAACCTGGCGGCTGGCAAGGGAAGCGGCTTCCTCTAGGGCATATTTAAAAAGGTCTAATTCTGCTTCCAGCGGGCAGGGGCCCTGAATCAAAGGGTGGAGGGATCAGAGCCGACACCCCCACcgccatccccacccccaccccaccaaggCGCGGGAGAGGATGAGGCCGCTTGAGACATCCGAAGCCAAGGCTGTTCAAGgtttatttggttttcttctcAGCCAAGGGAGGGGACCCGCAGGGCAGGCGCCGGCCCCGTCAGTTCCACTCGGTTGTCAAAAGACAAACCGGGTCTGTGTTCTCCTGGTTGGTTAGTGGGTTTTGCCAGCTCCTTGGTTGGTGGGTCCGTGGTGAAGGAATTGAACCGAATTTTCTGGAAACTGTTGATGTCTGCAAGTGAGTGCCGATCCCCTCCTCCATTCTCGATCTTTTCAAGCGAAGTCGACCTAAATATGATTTGGGAAAAATTTGGTAGTGGGACTGGGGCCAAATCCTTAAGGAACCACACCGTCGTAATTTCCGTTCCTGTTGGACCCTCCACACCGGCTTAACTCGACCTCCTTCCCAAGAGGGGGTGGCCAGGGCTAGGCTATGCGCCTCTGCTGCAGCgtttgaatattggcccctgtCTCACGGGTTACTGATTAGCTTGGGCTTTCAAGCCGTAGGAGGAAGCTCTAGCAGTTCCTTTAAAGGTGCTGTGGTCCCCgttcctgggtgggggtggggttccAGGAAATTGCCTGCGGTGCCAGGCAAACCAAGGTGTGGCCAGAGTCTGGCCGAGGGCTAGAGGAGCTGACGAGGTTAAGGGGCCTGGTGGTGCTGGGGACAAACACTGTGGCTGCAGCCCTCACCCGCTTTCGGCGCCTCTGGAGCAGCTCTTTATAGCTTTCCTGCGGCGAGGTGACTTTCTGGTGGCTATAAGGCCCGACTCAAGGAGCTGCTCTATAGGAGGCCCTGAGGGAGCCAGCCCTAGAAGGTCCTTGGCCCCTCTGAGATTTTGCTTTTGGGCAATCCAAAGGACATGTAGAGAAGTCAAGCTGGTACATGGTATTGAAACACTTCAGGGCCCTCAGGTTGTCCCCTGGACCTGCGGGTAGGAAACCGGGAGAGTGGGTTCAGCACTACTGCTCACTCCCCTAAAGATAAAAGAGGATGCCGCTCCTTTGCATAATGAAAATGAAGTCTTTGTACTTTGATTTGGAGGGGCCGATTTTAGGGCAAAGTGTCTCATCTAAACAGCCTCCCTCAACCTATGGGAGTGATCACTCAGTACCCCTGGGAACATTTATTTATGTTCCCCAAACCCAGAGAAACAGAGTCCAGGACGAGAATTGAGTTGAAATATTttcatcccaccccaccccagccaaagttgggggtggtgggggaaggtGCTCATCACCTCAAAGAGCTGAGGGAGAGGGCTTTATAGCTTAGAGGAAATTGGAAGCCTGGACAATGTCTCAGcaccctcccacacacaccacaccacacacacacacacacacacacacacacacacacacatgcaaatatccCTCCTGAGGTTACCTATCAAGAATTTTACTCCCGAACTGAACACAACTTAGGAAACATTTTCCTGGGAGCTGGAATATGTTAGCTTGCCCACAGGACTGCAGACTCACAGCATAGAAAATTACAATTATAAATCCTGCCTGTGGGGTATCTGTACAATCCCTCTGTTATGTACTCAAGAATTGGTACACACTTCTATCCATCTCTCTGAACACACACTTCCTCATTGAGGCAGGGAGAGACACCCCAGACTGGCGGATGGCTGAGCCCGCTGTGTATTTACATATTCCCCcaaggagacagacagaggcgGTGGACCGAACCACAGACAGATTCGTAGGGATCTGGCTCCAGAAAGGAGTCGGTCTCTGGCCTGCCCTGCCCGCCTGCTCTTTTTCCCAAACAAACGGATCAGACGAATAAACGCTCATAAATACCTCTGGGCTTAGATAAGAGCGATGAGGCGCTATTTTCTTTCATGCCCGACTCCAGGCGCCCAGGCCCTGCCCGTAGTGGCTCCATCTCCAGACAAGCAACCTGCAGAGGTGAGGTTAATTTGGGGGCTGTGACTCTAAAGATAAGGCAATTATTTCCCTGCGTCTGACACAGGGAAATGCTCCCTTCCTCACCAGATCTTATTTTGTTCAGACTTCACTGAGAAAACCACACTATTTAGTGCTAGGATGGAGACATTGtgggcagggaggaggcagggaaggcTGAGGCCCAGGGCTCAGCCTCAGCAGTAGGCAGGGAGGTGCATGCAGGTACTCTCTCCCACTTTTCCCCCCCTGTTCAAATGGCCCCTAGTCCTCTCTAGAAGCAAGCCCAGCCATACCTAGATATGGAATATTTATCCTTCTTCATTATCAGGgggtttaaatttgttttcttaaatgcttATCAAACACTCCCACAGAGTCAGGTTAGGAAGTAATTGGAGGCCATCTAGGGATGGCTATTTTGCCATTAAGGTACAGCCAAGAAGTTGCCCTGAGTTTAGAGAGCCTTGGAGACCACGTTGCAACCAAATAAGTTCCCACCCTTGGTGATCCAAGCTCAGTCCCCTGCCACCTTCCCTAGTGTCTTGTACCATCTTCAGTGGGCAGAACTTGGCCAGAAAAAGGAGCCCAAAGGAAGGACAAGGCAGAGGAGGGTCAGCCTGGCCTGACATCTGACTTTGTTCCATGCCCTGGCCCCTTCTTGTCCCCAGGTGTGAAGGTTGTCACCCTTCACTACTTGGCCTGTGTATGTATATTAGAATGTTGAAAATGCACTGTGgccctgtctcccagcctgggctCAATGCTCATTTTCCTTGGATGAAAGAGCCAGAGACATACATTCTCTGACACACCCAAATTTGTAAGGCAGCAAAGCTGATGATACAAACACGGGGTGTGGGAGGGAATTGTAGCGATGCTGAGATACAGACAGAAGGGAGAGGGGATGCTGGCTGATGGCTGGAAGCAGCCTGCTGAGTCCCCAAGAGAATGCAAACGACCTTCTCTCCCTATCAAACTAAAGCAAAAACCAAGTCTTGGgaaagaattaattttaaaaagaactggcAGCTCCTACAGAGACTTAGAAGAGGAGTGAGGATGCATTTCTTCCCAGTGGTCTCTGACTGCCTCAACTATCAGGAGGGTTTGAAGCCCACAACTGGAAGAAGAATGATTTCTTCCTTGTGCCCAGATTTACTGGGACATCCCTGATTCCCGAAAATCCTATAGCCCAGGCTATTCTTAAGTCTTTTGGGATTGCAGAGGGTACTGGAGTGAGGGTTGCAGGCAGGATAGGGATCAGACAAATAAAGCCACCTAGGCTGAGGGATACCCCTCACTCCTTCACTCCATATCACCAAGTGAGGAGAGGGCTAGTCCCTTTCCCCAGTGCCCCTTCCCCTGCCAAGGGTGAGCAGCTGCATACTAGAACCAGGCAGAATGTTTTGGGCAGCCACCCTCGTCGCCGCCTTCCAAGAAGCTCCTAGTCTAGCCACAGAGTCAGAAGGGGAAGCTTGGGCTCAGTCCCTCCTGCCAGCTCCTCCTCTTCTGGGTCTTCTAGGCAGTGGGATCTGGCCTGCCCCCTCAGACCAGAAGGGTTGTGGAGAAGCAGGAACAATAAGCCGAGGCTTGGAggagacagagcagatctgataAACAGGAAAAACGATGTTCAAAACCTGGGGAGGAGGGTGTTTCTTCTTTGCTTATCTTAGCGGAGAACTCTTCTCACCTTCTACCGACACAAAACCCTAGAAACAAACCTTCTTTAGTTCTCTCTCAAGGCGATTCGGAGACATTTACCCACCCCTCCCTGGAGAGAAGGGGTCGAAGCAACGCAGGGGTTAACTTTTCTGAAAACACAATTAACTTTTTCCAATCCTgcgtggggtgggggagagacaTATTTATTTAATCACCCGGGAG contains the following coding sequences:
- the HOXB7 gene encoding homeobox protein Hox-B7, which gives rise to MSSLYYANALFSKYPASSSVFATGAFPEQTSCAFASNPQRPGYGAGSGASFAASMQGLYPGGGGMAGQSAAGVYAAGYGLEPSSFNMHCAPFEQNLSGVCPGDSAKAAGAKEQRDSDLAAESNFRIYPWMRSSGTDRKRGRQTYTRYQTLELEKEFHYNRYLTRRRRIEIAHALCLTERQIKIWFQNRRMKWKKENKTAGPGTTGQDRAEAEEEEEE